A region of Necator americanus strain Aroian chromosome I, whole genome shotgun sequence DNA encodes the following proteins:
- a CDS encoding hypothetical protein (NECATOR_CHRI.G815.T1): MTILMIVLAIILVVLCAIYYALRPCNRIKKLGDLGLFLGDPELKGVYRERQITRLAKLRRIGELPPVYPNGWYCIAESDEIKPKCIKEVTIFGQFLTLVRSENGQVHLMESYCPHLGANFNIGGKVVDDNCVQCPFHGWVFSAETGKCTRIPYENGTIPEQAKVTVWPVLERNQHIYVWYHCDGVEPEWEIPELDEISNGEWTYGGRTEHEIMCHCQEIPENGADIAHLNYLHLAGPNRGNNLFNIDLDNTNPLVRHTWNGKWAPQTGENSHLSVMHLDQFMTIAGFRIPLTDSSLRAEQHGPGIVHMLFDFGILGRGVVLQHVTPQEPLQQLVRFKMYSTVPRWFAKFFLISEANQFERDIWVWSNKKYIKSPILVRNDGPIQKHRRWYSQFYKENSPRLLPNGELSNRPKSIYDW, translated from the exons aTGACCATCCTCATGATTGTATTGGCAATTATCCTGGTAGTTTTGTGTGCCATATATTATGCGTTACGACCGTGCAATCGAATCAAGAAACTTGGAGATCTTGGGTTGTTTCTTGGTGATCCTGAG cTAAAAGGTGTGTATCGTGAGCGACAAATTACACGACTTGCAAAATTGCGACGAATCGGTGAATTACCTCCAGTATATCCAAACGGTTGGTATTGTATTGCTGAATCTGATGAGATAAAACCTAAATGCATTAAAGAAGTCACAATATTTG gGCAGTTTCTGACTTTGGTCAGATCGGAGAATGGTCAAGTACATTTAATGGAATCATATTGCCCACATTTAGGGGCAAATTTCAATATAGGCGGAAAA GTTGTAGACGATAATTGTGTGCAGTGCCCTTTTCACGGTTGGGTGTTTTCTGCTGAAACGGGGAAATGCACACGAATACCGTATGAAAACGGTACAATTCCAGAACAGGCAAAG GTCACCGTATGGCCAGTTCTGGAAAGGAATCAGCATATCTATGTTTG GTATCACTGCGACGGTGTGGAACCAGAATGGGAAATTCCTGAACTGGACGAGATTAGTAACGGGGAATGGACTTACGGTGGTCGCACAGAACACGAAATTATGTGCCATTGCCAAGAAATCCCGGAAAACGGTGCCGACATCGCGCATCTGAACTATTTACATCTCGCTGGTCCGAACAGAG GGAATAATCTTTTCAATATTGATCTCGACAATACAAATCCACTCGTTCGTCATACTTGGAATGGTAAATGGGCACCACAGACAGGAGAGAATTCCCACTTATCCGTTATGCATTTGGATCAATTTATGACTATTGCTGGCTTTAGGATTCCGTTAACGGATAGCAGTCTTAGAGCTGAGCAG catggACCTGGAATAGTGCATATGTTGTTCGATTTTGGTATTCTTGGTCGTGGTGTTGTGCTTCAACATGTCACACCACAAGAACCGCTTCAACAACTTGTACGATTTAAAATGTATTCTACAGTACCACGATGGTTTGCGAAATTTTTCCTCATCAGCGAAGCAAACCAG TTCGAAAGAGATATATGGGTTTggtcaaacaaaaaatatatcaaGAGTCCAATTCTTGTACGGAACGATGGACCAATTCAAAAACATCGGAG
- a CDS encoding hypothetical protein (NECATOR_CHRI.G816.T1), which translates to MKALLLGIIANLALLNSAQEASTSSGKCRIPEFPAEHISAIDTFFLQIRTLAAKGENYSPEISLGPGGQMFGLRFSHNLYRKAMSEVETFGTLNPTDYGLFRVNRTFNYGDAYEGKYTAVDGLANLLETIEPVKNQMIYPNATAYGCGMTVFPKENNECEMYVVCIFDKSAPENYTMQGDPCKEDKDCPQGSTPAKCIVPLCHSQE; encoded by the exons ATGAAAGCGCTACTCCTCGGCATC atAGCCAATCTGGCACTTCTAAACTCCGCTCAAGAAGCTTCCACCTCCAGTG GAAAGTGTCGGATACCGGAATTCCCCGCCGAGCACATATCGGCGATAGATACATTCTTCTTACAAATTCGTACTTTGGCTGCGAAAGGTGAAAATTATTCGCCAGAAATATCGCTGGGCCCGGGAGGACAAATGTTCGGACTT AGGTTCAGTCATAATCTCTACCGCAAAGCTATGAGTGAGGTTGAAACTTTCGGCACCTTGAACCCAACCGATTACGGTCTGTTCAGAGTTAACCG AACATTCAACTATGGCGATGCCTATGAAGGTAAATATACTGCTGTGGACGGCCTAGCAAACCTCTTGGAAACTATCGAGCCAGTCAAGAATCAG ATGATATATCCAAATGCAACAGCATACGGATGTGGAATGACAGTTTTCCCGAAGGAAAATAACGAATGTGAAATGTATGTTGTATGCATCTTTGACAAAAG TGCTCCGGAAAATTATACAATGCAAGGCGACCCTTGTAAGGAGGACAAGGATTGCCCCCAAGGATCGACACCTGCGAAATGTATCGTTCCTTTGTGTCACAGTCAAGAGTGA
- a CDS encoding hypothetical protein (NECATOR_CHRI.G817.T1), translating into MKALLLGIIANLALLNSAQEASTSGGKCRIPEFPAEHISAIDTFFLQIRTLAAKGENYSPEISLGQGGQMFGLRFSHNLYRKAMSEVETFGTLNPTDYGLFRVNRTFNYGDAYEGKYTAVDGLANLLETIEPVKNQMIYPNATAYGCGMTVFQKENNECEMYVVCIFDKSAPENYTMHGDPCKEDKDCPQGSTPAKCIVPLCHSQE; encoded by the exons ATGAAAGCGCTACTCCTCGGCATC atAGCCAATCTGGCACTTCTAAACTCCGCTCAAGAAGCTTCCACCTCCGGTG GAAAGTGTCGGATACCGGAATTCCCCGCCGAGCACATATCGGCGATAGATACATTCTTCTTACAAATTCGTACTTTGGCTGCGAAAGGTGAAAATTATTCGCCAGAAATATCGCTGGGCCAGGGAGGACAAATGTTCGGACTT AGGTTCAGTCATAATCTCTACCGCAAAGCTATGAGTGAGGTTGAAACTTTCGGCACCTTGAACCCAACCGATTACGGTCTATTCAGAGTTAACCG AACATTCAACTATGGCGATGCCTATGAAGGTAAATATACTGCTGTGGACGGCCTAGCAAACCTCTTGGAAACTATCGAGCCAGTCAAGAATCAG ATGATATATCCAAATGCAACAGCATACGGATGTGGAATGACAGTTTTCCAGAAGGAAAATAACGAATGTGAAATGTATGTTGTATGCATCTTTGACAAAAG TGCTCCGGAAAATTATACAATGCACGGCGACCCTTGTAAGGAGGACAAGGATTGCCCCCAAGGATCGACACCTGCGAAATGTATCGTTCCTTTGTGTCACAGTCAAGAGTGA